One Amaranthus tricolor cultivar Red isolate AtriRed21 chromosome 1, ASM2621246v1, whole genome shotgun sequence DNA window includes the following coding sequences:
- the LOC130818524 gene encoding uncharacterized protein LOC130818524, giving the protein MVAMASLQVMRPTNFSYYLSNSSKYKELNSCFFSSKELGSQVQGKGILKLRLRGSVTRKMVNGVFCKLQDGDDQPSNSSNNEPPESLFMKELRRRGISPTSLLEESDRSTIEEELTKEADRSYSKRNAVATGADKSLTNQREQSMALNSEGLEGLIPRAKLLLTLGGTFFLAFWPLIIITVGSFAALYLYFGPTFVHTGSKTAASLPQYIDPYELLQDERIIQ; this is encoded by the exons ATGGTGGCAATGGCTTCTTTGCAAGTGATGAGACCTACTAATTTCTcttattatttatcaaattcTTCGAAATATAAGGAATTGAATTCCTGCTTTTTTTCATCAAAGGAATTGGGTTCCCAAGTTCAAGGGAAAGGGATTTTGAAGTTGAGGTTAAGGGGAAGTGTTACAAGGAAGATGGTGAATGGGGTATTTTGTAAATTGCAAGATGGGGATGATCAACCAAGTAATAGTAGTA ACAATGAACCTCCCGAATCTTTGTTCATGAAGGAGCTTCGGAGACGAGGTATTTCACCGACATCCCTGCTTGAGGAGAGCGATAGGAGCACAATCGAAGAAGAGTTAACAAAAGAAGCTGATAGATCATATTCAAAGAGAAATGCAGTAGCAACAGGTGCAGACAAAAGTTTGACGAATCAAAGAGAGCAATCAATGGCTCTGAACAGTGAAGGCCTTGAG GGTCTGATTCCACGTGCTAAGCTTTTGTTGACACTTGGGGGAACGTTCTTTTTGGCATTTTGGCCTCTAATCATTATAACGGTTGGTTCTTTTGCTGCACTCTATCTG TATTTTGGGCCAACTTTTGTTCACACGGGGAGCAAAACAGCCGCTTCACTTCCTCAGTATATTGATCCATATGAACTTCTTCAGGACGAACGAATCATTCAATAA
- the LOC130821528 gene encoding F-box/kelch-repeat protein At1g22040-like: protein MGGIFSLNGYGDSSSDHDESSINSICKRQRVTRCFEQSTRLIPSLPNEISLQILARVPRVCYLQLKLVSRIWKEAISTPELYDLRKELKKTEECLFILSRIKDKLLWLALDPVSGIWQKLPPTPHDLTQNESRKGLAILQMWNSLGSMMKIADSLRDWLGGGDPQDKIDFCGCSIGAVNGCLYVVGGLSRSSALRCVWRYDPILSVWNQVSPMLTGRAYSKTGVINNKLYVVGGVTKHRGGLTPLQSAEVFDPETNQWSEVPSMPFSKAQNMPTAVLANLFKPIATGLTTYKGKLYVPQSLYCWPFFIDAGGEIFDPDTNSWVEMPVGMGEGWPAKQAGTKLSVVVDDELYALDLSGSLDSAKIKVYDQQNDSWKDVVGEVPMRHYHNDAESPYLLAGLCGKLHVIIKDINSEIAVLEAATKPVAQPPSELKSLSSRSSSTGSSIASNSSGITWKVITSKRAGQTDLVSCQILRI from the coding sequence ATGGGTGGTATATTCAGCCTAAATGGTTATGGTGATTCTAGCAGTGACCACGATGAGAGTTCAATCAATAGCATTTGCAAAAGGCAAAGGGTAACAAGGTGTTTTGAACAGAGCACAAGACTAATTCCTTCTCTACCAAATGAAATATCGCTCCAAATACTTGCCAGAGTACCTAGAGTCTGCTATTTGCAATTGAAGTTGGTTTCACGGATTTGGAAAGAAGCTATATCGACGCCAGAATTATATGATTTGAGAAAAGAATTGAAGAAGACAGAAGAGTGTCTTTTCATTCTTTCTCGCATTAAAGATAAGTTGTTATGGTTAGCATTGGATCCTGTTTCTGGGATATGGCAAAAGTTACCACCAACACCGCATGATTTGACCCAAAATGAATCTCGGAAAGGCTTGGCAATCCTTCAAATGTGGAACTCTTTGGGATCAATGATGAAAATAGCAGATTCCTTAAGAGATTGGCTTGGAGGAGGTGATCCCCaggataaaattgatttttgtggCTGTTCAATTGGAGCTGTGAACGGTTGCCTATATGTGGTCGGGGGATTGTCAAGGTCCTCAGCTTTAAGGTGTGTCTGGCGTTATGATCCTATTTTAAGTGTTTGGAATCAAGTAAGCCCTATGTTAACCGGTAGAGCTTATAGCAAGACTGGAGTCATAAACAACAAACTGTACGTTGTTGGAGGGGTTACCAAACACAGAGGTGGGTTAACTCCCTTACAGTCTGCCGAAGTGTTTGATCCTGAGACGAATCAATGGTCCGAGGTCCCTAGCATGCCATTCTCAAAAGCTCAAAACATGCCTACTGCTGTTCTAGCTAATCTCTTCAAACCAATAGCAACAGGTTTGACAACATACAAGGGTAAGCTATACGTGCCTCAAAGCTTATATTGTTGGCCTTTCTTTATTGATGCTGGTGGTGAGATATTTGACCCAGATACGAATTCTTGGGTTGAAATGCCTGTGGGTATGGGTGAGGGTTGGCCTGCTAAACAGGCAGGAACCAAATTGAGTGTTGTAGTTGATGATGAGCTATATGCTTTAGATCTTTCTGGTTCTTTGGATAGTGCTAAGATTAAAGTATATGATCAACAAAATGATTCTTGGAAAGATGTTGTTGGCGAGGTTCCAATGCGTCATTATCATAATGATGCTGAATCTCCATACCTTCTTGCTGGTTTATGTGGAAAGCTTCATGTAAtcattaaagatatcaattCCGAAATTGCGGTTTTAGAAGCTGCTACTAAACCTGTGGCACAACCACCCTCGGAATTAAAATCGTTGTCTAGCAGAAGCTCTTCTACCGGAAGTTCTATTGCGTCTAATTCATCAGGGATTACCTGGAAAGTCATCACGTCAAAGCGAGCTGGACAGACTGATTTGGTTAGCTGTCAAATCCTCAGAATTTAA